The Niallia alba genome includes a window with the following:
- a CDS encoding fructose bisphosphate aldolase — MNNQLEKMKTKKGFIAALDQSGGSTPKALLHYGVAENTYTNEEEMFDLVHQMRTRIITSPAFDSEYILGAILFEQTMDSKIEGMYTADYLAEKKGIVPFLKIDKGLAELTNGVQLMKPITDLDEILRRAKERHIFGTKMRSVIKEANPESIKAVVDQQFEVGKQIIAAGLVPIIEPEVDINSPDKEQSEAILKRELLKHLHNLKEDENVMLKLSIPTVANTYKELTTHSRVVRVVALSGGYSREEANQKLKENDNIIASFSRALSEELNVNQSEEEFNNTLKEAVTSIYEASTAKTGR, encoded by the coding sequence ATGAACAACCAATTGGAGAAAATGAAAACAAAAAAGGGGTTTATTGCTGCATTAGATCAAAGTGGTGGCAGTACACCAAAGGCTTTGCTCCATTATGGAGTAGCGGAAAATACTTATACAAATGAGGAAGAAATGTTTGATTTGGTGCACCAAATGCGGACAAGAATTATTACTTCTCCAGCATTTGATTCTGAGTATATTCTTGGTGCTATCTTGTTCGAACAAACGATGGATAGCAAAATAGAAGGGATGTATACGGCCGATTATTTAGCAGAGAAAAAAGGGATTGTCCCCTTTTTAAAAATTGATAAAGGGCTAGCAGAGCTCACAAATGGGGTTCAGTTGATGAAGCCAATCACAGATTTAGATGAAATACTCCGCCGTGCGAAAGAACGTCATATTTTCGGAACCAAAATGAGATCTGTCATAAAAGAAGCAAATCCAGAAAGCATTAAAGCAGTTGTGGACCAGCAATTTGAAGTAGGAAAGCAAATAATTGCAGCAGGATTAGTACCAATAATTGAACCAGAAGTAGATATTAATAGCCCGGATAAAGAACAATCGGAAGCTATTTTGAAACGGGAACTATTAAAACACCTCCATAACTTAAAAGAAGATGAGAATGTCATGTTAAAGTTGTCGATTCCAACAGTTGCCAATACGTATAAAGAATTAACCACTCATTCAAGGGTTGTTCGCGTAGTAGCTCTGTCTGGCGGATATAGTAGAGAAGAAGCGAATCAAAAATTAAAAGAAAACGACAATATAATTGCAAGCTTCTCCAGGGCTCTAAGCGAAGAACTAAACGTCAATCAATCAGAAGAAGAATTCAACAACACCCTAAAAGAAGCAGTTACCTCTATTTATGAAGCATCTACTGCAAAGACAGGGAGATAG